A portion of the Candidatus Nitrosotenuis aquarius genome contains these proteins:
- a CDS encoding TrmB family transcriptional regulator: protein MNHEEIIKNLGFFGLEEIDTQVYMGLLQTGPVSVGTLSAKLDIDRGKTYRALNRLRNMGVVSTTFSNPTLCSAIPPMEALSVILDRKQDELITMKNLSEKIIQDIDVIVKETDMQEISSFVIIQGRSNIYSRISKLLQKATGVVYLVGPPEDFMRMYHTTIPERIQLIRENGAEVRILTEISGEKELAFIQRLNPTEIRLGKLPSKSRMVVEENRQLIMSGALTTSMDLNDENDSVMHTNSSEMVSNMFSLCALLWNKSKTAEILVTPKTKKVRSQ, encoded by the coding sequence ATGAACCACGAAGAAATCATCAAAAATTTAGGCTTTTTTGGCCTAGAAGAAATCGACACCCAAGTATACATGGGATTACTCCAAACAGGACCAGTGTCCGTTGGAACTCTATCTGCAAAGCTGGACATTGACAGAGGCAAGACATATCGTGCATTAAACAGATTAAGAAACATGGGTGTAGTCAGCACTACATTTTCAAATCCGACACTGTGCTCTGCAATTCCACCGATGGAGGCATTGAGCGTGATCTTGGATAGAAAACAAGACGAATTGATCACAATGAAAAATCTGTCTGAGAAAATAATTCAAGACATTGATGTCATAGTAAAAGAAACCGACATGCAGGAGATTTCTTCCTTTGTAATAATCCAAGGACGCTCAAACATCTACTCGAGAATCAGTAAATTACTCCAAAAAGCAACCGGCGTAGTATATCTGGTTGGTCCCCCTGAAGACTTTATGAGAATGTATCATACCACAATTCCAGAAAGAATTCAACTGATTCGAGAAAATGGTGCTGAAGTTAGAATTCTAACTGAAATATCTGGAGAAAAAGAACTGGCCTTTATTCAAAGACTGAATCCAACTGAGATCCGTTTAGGAAAACTCCCTTCAAAAAGCAGAATGGTGGTGGAAGAAAACAGACAACTGATCATGTCTGGAGCACTGACTACTTCTATGGATCTAAATGACGAAAATGATTCTGTAATGCATACTAACTCTTCTGAAATGGTTAGCAATATGTTTAGTTTGTGTGCGTTACTTTGGAACAAATCCAAGACTGCGGAAATCTTGGTTACTCCAAAAACAAAGAAGGTCAGATCACAATGA
- a CDS encoding M57 family metalloprotease: protein MKYFVIMIFVVFTLITIQTEPTFADEVAKQANIAYKEAAKHFVKGQYKEAIVLYDKILKNYPDHATVLKMKGVAQSNLGLHQKSMSDFYKVYKKDSRDITALLGLGVGFGNYGEYKEAKIYFDRAYQLYPNNTVAKNYKEFADKVIKKYPYKPTEKPKNWSMTPDQKTFESYTSKISSKATKDKRYIEYPNPSFDVIKKFLRDYERWNFEQQVKAGSSGFPDPIITRENNTYVLNYKIFVNKQPTGLPLDHVSTLTQSTKFWESHVFNSTQGKAIVKFSYTETKSDANIWVTWTVRKLGEGVLGHAHIGKGVVEVALGDYNCDGSFQLYDVASVEKIMRHELGHAIGLGHTDNADSIMYPSMKPKYAYCLLS from the coding sequence ATGAAATATTTCGTTATTATGATTTTTGTAGTATTTACGTTAATAACCATTCAGACGGAACCGACTTTCGCAGACGAAGTAGCCAAACAGGCAAACATTGCATACAAAGAAGCCGCAAAACACTTTGTAAAGGGGCAATACAAAGAAGCAATCGTATTATATGATAAAATTCTCAAAAACTATCCAGATCATGCAACAGTACTAAAAATGAAAGGAGTTGCACAAAGCAACCTAGGTTTGCACCAAAAATCAATGTCAGACTTTTACAAGGTTTACAAAAAAGACAGCAGGGACATCACAGCGCTACTTGGACTCGGAGTGGGCTTTGGCAACTATGGCGAGTACAAAGAAGCAAAAATCTACTTTGACCGAGCATATCAGTTGTATCCAAACAACACAGTAGCAAAAAACTATAAGGAATTTGCAGACAAAGTAATCAAAAAATACCCATACAAACCAACTGAGAAGCCAAAGAACTGGAGTATGACGCCAGATCAGAAAACATTTGAATCATACACAAGCAAGATCTCTTCCAAAGCGACAAAAGACAAACGATACATTGAGTATCCAAACCCAAGTTTCGATGTGATTAAAAAATTCTTGCGAGATTATGAGCGATGGAATTTTGAACAGCAAGTAAAAGCAGGCTCTTCGGGATTTCCAGATCCCATCATAACACGAGAGAATAACACGTACGTGCTGAACTACAAGATTTTTGTAAACAAACAACCCACAGGACTTCCATTAGATCATGTGAGCACATTAACCCAATCAACCAAGTTCTGGGAAAGTCATGTCTTCAATTCGACTCAGGGAAAAGCAATTGTAAAGTTCTCTTATACAGAGACCAAATCAGATGCAAATATCTGGGTCACCTGGACAGTAAGAAAGCTCGGAGAGGGAGTACTAGGGCACGCACATATAGGAAAAGGAGTAGTGGAAGTTGCTCTAGGGGATTACAATTGTGATGGTAGTTTTCAGCTGTATGACGTAGCAAGCGTTGAAAAGATAATGAGACATGAACTAGGACACGCCATTGGCCTAGGACACACCGATAACGCAGACAGCATCATGTATCCATCTATGAAGCCCAAATACGCGTATTGTCTTCTCAGTTAG
- a CDS encoding biotin--[acetyl-CoA-carboxylase] ligase, whose amino-acid sequence MLYTSDENQGLVKVLQFLKAHRLEYLSGEDLSEVLKISRVAIWKHIKKIQSLGYKIESKQNLGYRLIDTTSLLLPWEITDGIKTKQLGKRVYYYDVIDSTQSVATNIAKDKTNFGSVIIAESQTLGKGRQGRQWISPKGGIWLSIILEPIFDIYKITLIPFAVAIALANAIEKTLGIKTKLKWPNDLTLNGKKVAGIIIDASIESTKIESVTVGVGINFHVNAKQIESKIKKNRNFYGVTTLVEKKNVKPADLVKEFLFELEAALGLLHANKTHEITEQWTKKSSTIGQNITVTDLGTKISGKAIGLDKDGSLIVRHGSKSTRITSGDISYHK is encoded by the coding sequence TTGCTATACACTTCAGATGAAAACCAAGGACTAGTCAAGGTTTTACAATTCCTCAAGGCTCATCGCCTAGAATATCTCTCAGGAGAAGACCTAAGCGAAGTCCTAAAGATAAGCAGGGTAGCAATCTGGAAACACATCAAAAAAATACAATCTCTCGGATACAAGATAGAGTCAAAACAAAATCTTGGATATCGACTAATTGATACAACTAGCCTTTTACTCCCATGGGAGATAACTGATGGGATAAAGACAAAACAACTTGGAAAAAGAGTCTACTATTATGATGTAATAGATTCTACACAGAGTGTTGCCACGAATATTGCAAAAGACAAGACAAATTTTGGCTCAGTCATAATAGCAGAGTCACAGACACTTGGAAAGGGAAGACAGGGAAGACAGTGGATTTCTCCAAAGGGAGGAATTTGGCTGTCAATCATTTTGGAGCCAATCTTTGACATATACAAAATAACACTCATCCCATTTGCAGTGGCAATCGCACTTGCAAACGCAATTGAGAAGACACTTGGGATAAAAACTAAGCTCAAATGGCCAAACGATCTTACGTTGAACGGAAAAAAAGTTGCAGGAATAATAATTGATGCATCAATCGAATCAACAAAAATAGAAAGCGTTACAGTCGGGGTTGGAATAAACTTTCACGTAAATGCAAAACAAATCGAAAGCAAGATAAAAAAGAATAGGAATTTTTATGGCGTAACTACTCTAGTAGAAAAGAAAAATGTAAAACCGGCAGACCTAGTCAAAGAGTTTCTCTTTGAGCTTGAAGCGGCATTAGGATTGTTGCATGCAAACAAAACACATGAAATAACAGAACAATGGACAAAAAAGTCTTCAACTATTGGGCAAAACATCACAGTTACAGATCTAGGCACTAAAATATCAGGCAAAGCAATAGGATTGGACAAAGACGGCAGCCTAATTGTGCGTCATGGTTCAAAATCAACCAGGATCACGTCTGGCGATATATCGTATCACAAGTAA
- a CDS encoding winged helix-turn-helix transcriptional regulator — translation MEEEPKDIIVLGAIKNGAKKFDKIRAKTGISPEELNQILEKLEERGFIKVDKKKGFLGGEKIELNITDKGNNELQQRIYEMEQKWNQMVQLYKLGDKKKLEEFMGSNKSDFAMMMFFGIMNMMMFSMMFSMIGASMGSYVPPDQVPPGAENQMSDAGADAGGDAGGDMGGGDGGFDIDIGF, via the coding sequence ATGGAAGAAGAGCCAAAAGACATTATCGTATTAGGCGCAATAAAAAACGGCGCTAAAAAATTTGACAAAATACGTGCCAAGACTGGAATTTCGCCTGAAGAATTAAACCAAATACTAGAAAAACTTGAAGAGCGTGGATTTATCAAAGTAGATAAAAAGAAGGGGTTTCTCGGTGGAGAAAAAATTGAGTTAAACATCACAGACAAGGGAAATAATGAACTCCAACAACGAATCTACGAAATGGAGCAAAAATGGAACCAGATGGTTCAACTATACAAGCTTGGAGACAAAAAGAAACTAGAAGAATTCATGGGCTCTAACAAGTCCGACTTTGCCATGATGATGTTCTTTGGAATAATGAACATGATGATGTTCTCAATGATGTTCTCAATGATTGGAGCGTCAATGGGTAGCTATGTTCCACCAGACCAAGTTCCACCAGGTGCTGAAAACCAAATGTCAGACGCTGGGGCAGATGCTGGAGGGGACGCAGGTGGCGATATGGGTGGCGGAGACGGCGGCTTTGATATTGACATTGGTTTTTAG
- a CDS encoding CoA-binding protein: MERDPHTDDQIRNILSLKKVAVVGMSKNEEKAANYVPKYLLSQGYDIVPVNPTADSILDRKCHANLSEITEPIDIVDVFRPSDQILPVIQEAIKIKPKVIWLQEGIHNEEAEDLARKAGIQVVFNRCMLAEHQRLF; this comes from the coding sequence ATGGAGCGAGATCCGCACACCGACGATCAAATACGGAATATTCTGTCATTAAAAAAAGTTGCAGTAGTTGGCATGTCTAAAAACGAAGAAAAAGCGGCAAACTATGTCCCAAAGTATTTGCTTTCACAAGGATATGACATCGTACCAGTAAACCCGACCGCAGATAGCATTCTTGACCGGAAATGTCACGCTAATCTATCTGAAATAACTGAGCCCATTGATATTGTAGATGTGTTTAGGCCGTCTGATCAGATCTTGCCTGTAATACAAGAAGCAATCAAAATAAAGCCAAAAGTAATCTGGCTTCAAGAAGGAATTCACAATGAAGAAGCAGAAGATCTGGCTAGAAAAGCTGGAATCCAAGTTGTTTTCAATAGGTGTATGTTGGCAGAACATCAGCGGTTGTTCTAA